A single Loxodonta africana isolate mLoxAfr1 chromosome 12, mLoxAfr1.hap2, whole genome shotgun sequence DNA region contains:
- the HBZ gene encoding hemoglobin subunit zeta: protein MSLTKAERTIIVSMWNKVSTQADSIGTEALERLFASYPQTKTYFPHFDLHPGSAQLRAHGSKVVAAVGDAVKSIDNISGALSKLSELHAYILRVDPVNFKLLSHCLLVTLGTRFPADFTAEAHAAWDKFLSVVSSVLTEKYR from the exons ATGTCTCTGACCAAGGCCGAGAGGACCATCATCGTGTCCATGTGGAACAAGGTGTCCACACAGGCTGACAGTATTGGCACCGAAGCCCTGGAGAG GCTCTTCGCCAGCTACCCCCAGACCAAGACTTACTTCCCGCACTTCGACCTGCACCCTGGCTCGGCGCAGCTGCGCGCGCACGGCTCCAAGGTGGTGGCCGCTGTGGGTGACGCGGTCAAGAGCATCGACAATATCTCGGGCGCGCTGTCCAAGCTGAGCGAGCTGCACGCCTACATCCTGCGCGTGGACCCGGTCAACTTCAAG CTCCTGTCACACTGTCTGCTGGTGACCTTGGGCACGCGCTTCCCCGCTGACTTCACGGCCGAGGCCCACGCCGCCTGGGACAAATTCCTGTCCGTTGTGTCTTCCGTCCTGACCGAGAAGTACCGCTGA